In Picosynechococcus sp. PCC 7002, the following are encoded in one genomic region:
- the thiL gene encoding thiamine-phosphate kinase, whose product MTAGKCLKDFGEAEILQRLQRFCPAEIIGDDGAVLTFPPGQNLVVTTDVLVDGVHFGDRTMPPEKVGWRAVAANLSDLAAMGATPIGITVGLSLPPETPILWLDQLYQGLAACLGRYGTPLVGGDLTRSPVKTIGITAFGVVSPHRAIQRSSAKVGDVILVTGCHGDSRAGLELLLHTNARSQTLSIGDRQALIRAHQTPQPRLDVLPHLNSSDSPPAGMDSSDGLADAVLQICQRSGVGAVVEAEKIPLSPALRRYQDPETALRWALYGGEDFELVLCLPPMAAERLLAKLPGQGAIIGQITAEQTVAIANGAGQTMPLSQTQTFQHFA is encoded by the coding sequence ATGACGGCAGGAAAATGTCTCAAGGATTTTGGGGAAGCGGAGATTCTCCAGCGGCTGCAGCGGTTTTGTCCAGCAGAAATTATCGGCGATGATGGGGCAGTTTTAACGTTCCCCCCTGGCCAGAATTTAGTCGTGACGACGGATGTGCTGGTGGATGGCGTCCATTTTGGCGATCGCACGATGCCCCCAGAGAAAGTAGGCTGGCGAGCAGTGGCGGCAAATTTATCGGATTTAGCAGCGATGGGGGCCACACCAATCGGCATTACCGTGGGTTTATCTCTGCCTCCTGAAACACCGATTTTGTGGCTCGATCAGCTTTATCAAGGGTTAGCTGCCTGTTTAGGTCGTTATGGTACGCCTTTAGTCGGTGGGGATCTAACGCGATCGCCGGTGAAAACCATCGGCATTACGGCCTTTGGGGTGGTGTCACCGCACCGTGCGATTCAGCGCAGTAGCGCGAAAGTGGGCGATGTGATTCTCGTTACGGGTTGCCATGGGGATTCCCGTGCGGGCCTGGAATTGCTGCTCCATACCAATGCTCGCTCTCAAACTTTATCGATAGGCGATCGCCAAGCCTTGATCCGCGCCCACCAAACGCCCCAACCCCGCCTGGATGTGCTGCCGCATTTAAACTCCTCAGATTCGCCCCCAGCAGGGATGGATAGTAGCGATGGTTTGGCCGATGCCGTGCTGCAAATTTGTCAACGCAGTGGTGTCGGTGCCGTAGTGGAAGCAGAGAAAATCCCCTTGTCCCCGGCCCTTCGGCGTTATCAAGATCCAGAAACGGCTTTGCGGTGGGCTTTGTACGGTGGCGAAGATTTTGAACTGGTGCTTTGTCTCCCCCCGATGGCGGCGGAACGGCTCCTGGCCAAGCTTCCAGGTCAAGGGGCGATTATCGGCCAGATTACCGCCGAGCAAACGGTGGCGATCGCCAATGGTGCAGGCCAAACCATGCCCTTAAGCCAAACTCAAACTTTTCAACACTTTGCCTAA
- a CDS encoding 2-succinylbenzoate--CoA ligase: MSSLQIIDQKNPAFFVEAFQKAIARHESVLLVNSTWQTSERTQIKSLLGQDQRPELLTKKSHILIPTGGTSGQLKLAIHTPETFSASAQAFQDFFALERVNCLCILPLYHVSGLMQWWRSHLSGGDFKLGDYPALKRGILPDWDVSNFCLSLVPTQLQVLLQVCPQWLAQFRLILLGGAPPWRSLLEQARQLQLRIALTYGMTETASQVVALKPADFLDGKDCAGQVLPHANLSLSKTGLISIAAQSLFLGYYPNFDYPKILETDDVGAFDQAGYLHLFGRQSQKIISGGENIYPAEIEAAILGTKFVKDAAVLGLLDPYWGEVVIAVLSLKNPSDLDRVKMAIAKQLSPYKQPKHWLLVEQLPRNAQGKLNRIKLRQMIENRYQ, translated from the coding sequence ATGTCGTCGCTCCAAATCATTGATCAAAAAAATCCAGCCTTCTTTGTTGAAGCGTTTCAAAAGGCGATCGCCCGTCACGAATCCGTGTTGCTGGTCAATTCTACTTGGCAAACTTCAGAACGGACACAAATTAAATCACTCTTAGGGCAAGATCAAAGGCCAGAACTGCTAACAAAAAAATCCCACATTTTAATTCCCACTGGCGGCACATCAGGACAGCTAAAATTGGCAATTCATACCCCTGAAACCTTCTCTGCTTCGGCCCAGGCTTTTCAGGATTTTTTCGCTTTAGAACGGGTAAATTGCCTTTGTATTTTGCCCCTCTACCATGTCAGCGGCTTGATGCAATGGTGGCGATCACATTTGAGTGGGGGTGACTTTAAACTCGGCGATTATCCAGCGTTAAAACGCGGCATTTTGCCGGATTGGGATGTCAGTAATTTTTGTCTGTCCTTAGTGCCGACCCAATTACAAGTATTGCTCCAAGTTTGCCCCCAATGGTTAGCCCAGTTCCGCTTAATATTACTCGGTGGGGCACCACCTTGGCGATCGCTCCTTGAGCAAGCCCGGCAATTGCAGCTCCGGATTGCTCTGACCTATGGCATGACGGAAACCGCTTCCCAGGTGGTAGCCCTAAAACCCGCAGACTTTTTAGACGGCAAAGATTGTGCGGGCCAAGTTTTGCCCCATGCCAATTTATCTTTATCAAAAACGGGTTTGATTTCCATTGCGGCCCAATCGCTATTTCTCGGTTATTACCCCAATTTTGATTATCCTAAAATCTTAGAAACCGATGATGTTGGTGCCTTTGATCAAGCGGGCTATTTACATTTGTTTGGACGCCAAAGCCAGAAGATTATTAGTGGTGGTGAAAATATTTATCCAGCGGAAATTGAAGCAGCAATTCTAGGGACGAAATTCGTTAAAGATGCGGCGGTTTTGGGTTTGCTAGATCCTTACTGGGGAGAAGTTGTCATCGCTGTGCTGAGTTTGAAAAATCCGAGTGATTTAGACAGGGTAAAAATGGCGATCGCCAAGCAATTAAGCCCTTATAAACAGCCAAAACATTGGTTGCTGGTTGAACAATTGCCGCGCAATGCCCAGGGAAAGTTAAACCGAATCAAACTCCGCCAAATGATTGAAAATCGCTATCAGTAA
- a CDS encoding carbohydrate ABC transporter permease, whose product MNRLKTAATYLLLGAIALVMLFPLLWLLSTALKSPTENVFSFPPQLIPQAPTLSNFVTVWQQHPFGRYLFNSTLVAVLTVGFNLLFCALAAYPLARLDFRGRDAIFATIVSTIMIPFQIVMIPLYVLTVQLGLRNTYLGIIFPSLASAFGIFLLRQAFQGVPKELEEAGRIDGCSELGIWWHIMVPAVRPALITLAIFVFIGAWSDFLWPLIVIDRPEFYTLPLGVATLAGQFSLDWRLIAAGSIISILPVMILFVFLQRYIIPSDSSSGVKG is encoded by the coding sequence ATGAATCGCCTGAAAACCGCTGCCACTTATCTCCTTCTGGGGGCGATCGCCCTAGTGATGCTTTTTCCCCTGCTCTGGTTGTTGAGCACCGCCCTCAAATCCCCCACCGAAAACGTCTTTAGCTTTCCACCCCAACTCATTCCCCAAGCGCCGACCCTGAGTAATTTCGTCACCGTCTGGCAACAACATCCCTTTGGCCGCTATCTCTTCAATAGCACCCTTGTTGCGGTTCTTACCGTGGGCTTTAATCTTCTGTTTTGTGCCTTGGCAGCCTATCCTTTGGCGCGTCTGGACTTCCGAGGCCGGGATGCTATTTTTGCCACCATCGTCTCGACGATCATGATCCCCTTTCAGATCGTGATGATTCCCCTATATGTCCTGACAGTGCAGCTTGGTCTGCGTAATACCTACTTGGGGATTATTTTTCCCAGTCTGGCCTCTGCCTTTGGAATTTTCTTGCTGCGACAGGCGTTTCAAGGGGTGCCCAAGGAATTAGAAGAAGCGGGCCGCATTGATGGCTGTTCGGAACTGGGCATTTGGTGGCACATTATGGTGCCTGCCGTGCGTCCGGCTTTGATTACCTTGGCAATTTTTGTCTTTATCGGTGCCTGGAGCGATTTTCTCTGGCCACTAATCGTCATTGACCGTCCGGAATTTTATACTTTGCCCCTGGGAGTAGCGACCTTGGCGGGCCAATTTTCCCTCGATTGGCGCTTGATCGCGGCGGGTTCGATTATCTCTATCTTGCCAGTGATGATCCTGTTTGTTTTCCTCCAGCGCTACATCATCCCCAGTGACAGCAGCAGTGGTGTTAAGGGCTAG
- a CDS encoding alpha-mannosidase, producing the protein MASPVIQATIEHLKSFVALPTQTTWQFYQTETAVPKTFRPDLATFQPTQLAAIQPNNNGYLVFEKGLKLAWFYQKITLPESINNYNISGLNARLNLTWWAEIAAIFVNGKLVCEGDLFDSSTRLLLTDQAQANQIFKVTIALVSPGHDIGALMKSELIFESPTLEILEAGSFATELKILTDYLARHNPEKITVVEKQLNRIPWAQVADTQKFNQALAEIRTELISFASCIKTRKFHVLGHAHLDMAWLWTTAETWEVGQRTFQSVLNLQREFPELIFGHSTPALYDWLENNRPDLWEKIQQAVNHNYWELLGGMWVEPDVNLVSGESIIRQFLYGQQYFLEKFGRRSTIAWLPDSFGFPNQFPQLAEHCDIKAFGTGKLHWNDTAPFPHGLFWWRSPDGTELLTFMTPPNVTGIMDTNPLTMASYAQKWEDQTHLKDIFWLPGVGDHGGGPTKDMLQVARKWQQSPFFPKLEFSTAENYLNHVKKAPDLPVWQDELYLELHRGYYTVHRDQKIFNNRCETLLRQIEIWSAIANNLPHPDPFRLNNSQSQLKDLWKKVLFNQFHDILPGTSIPEVFTEANQQWQEVINAGEAMLSQNLQAIATQITYDCPLETAAKPLLLFNDLNWDRTEVVSLRVPDLVTVYDWNGNKVESQIIVEDLQTDQNYKKYLSFLATVSSVGYSLYWLSPDPQAPTQREDDLCNEPDFILENDFLQIEIDPQTGDIAQYFDKINRKNIFSGAGNQLQAFEDKGQYWDAWDIAPDYESKPLQPAGVVSIHWREKNAVRSVIRVKKQLNQSTFIQDYQLDCRGKMLKIYSTVDWQAEQIVLKVAFPFAIDKATCTYETPCGAIERKPEIDPAKWEVPALRWADFHNEKYGVSILTKNHHGYDVKSSQLRLTLLKSPLWPDPKADRGMHHLAYALYPHSGPWQRAKTVNLARNFNSPLRAVVPDLTANQNQLPPHHSFLTLGSDNLVLLALKQAESNQDYILRFYEACGQEIELNYRNTLGLTITEQVNGLEDTISQAIDTPIQPWKVQSYRLEKH; encoded by the coding sequence ATGGCATCCCCTGTTATCCAAGCGACCATCGAGCACCTAAAAAGTTTTGTTGCATTGCCGACCCAAACGACATGGCAATTTTACCAAACAGAGACCGCTGTTCCGAAAACATTTCGGCCAGATTTAGCAACCTTTCAACCCACTCAACTCGCAGCAATTCAACCAAATAATAATGGTTATCTCGTTTTTGAAAAGGGATTAAAGCTCGCTTGGTTTTACCAAAAGATCACCCTCCCTGAAAGTATTAATAATTATAATATTTCCGGATTAAATGCCCGCTTAAATCTTACTTGGTGGGCCGAAATTGCCGCAATTTTTGTCAACGGCAAATTAGTTTGTGAAGGTGATTTATTTGATTCTTCAACGCGGCTACTATTAACGGATCAGGCCCAAGCGAATCAGATTTTCAAGGTGACGATCGCCCTCGTTAGTCCAGGCCATGACATCGGCGCATTAATGAAATCTGAATTGATCTTTGAATCCCCGACCTTAGAGATTTTAGAAGCGGGGAGTTTTGCCACAGAATTGAAAATTTTGACCGACTATTTAGCGCGTCATAATCCGGAAAAGATCACTGTTGTAGAAAAACAATTAAATCGTATCCCTTGGGCGCAAGTCGCAGATACGCAAAAATTCAATCAAGCTTTAGCAGAAATTCGCACAGAACTAATATCGTTTGCCAGTTGCATTAAAACCAGAAAATTTCATGTTTTGGGTCACGCCCACCTAGATATGGCTTGGCTCTGGACAACTGCTGAAACGTGGGAAGTCGGACAACGCACGTTTCAGTCGGTTTTAAATCTCCAACGGGAATTTCCTGAACTAATTTTTGGCCACAGCACCCCTGCTCTCTACGATTGGCTTGAAAACAATCGTCCCGATCTTTGGGAGAAAATTCAACAAGCCGTTAATCATAATTATTGGGAATTGTTGGGCGGTATGTGGGTCGAGCCCGATGTAAATTTAGTTTCTGGGGAATCAATAATTCGTCAATTTCTCTATGGCCAACAATATTTTTTAGAAAAATTTGGCCGACGTTCAACCATTGCTTGGTTACCGGATTCCTTTGGTTTTCCGAATCAATTTCCTCAACTGGCTGAGCATTGTGACATTAAAGCATTTGGTACCGGAAAATTACACTGGAATGATACGGCTCCTTTTCCTCATGGTTTGTTTTGGTGGCGATCGCCCGATGGGACAGAACTGTTAACCTTCATGACGCCTCCCAATGTCACCGGAATCATGGATACCAATCCGCTGACGATGGCCAGTTATGCCCAAAAATGGGAGGATCAAACCCATTTAAAAGATATTTTTTGGTTACCTGGCGTCGGTGATCATGGTGGTGGCCCCACCAAGGATATGTTGCAGGTGGCCCGCAAGTGGCAACAGTCGCCATTTTTCCCAAAGCTGGAATTTTCCACCGCAGAAAACTATCTCAACCACGTTAAAAAAGCCCCCGATTTACCAGTTTGGCAGGACGAACTTTATTTAGAATTGCACCGTGGGTACTACACTGTGCACCGAGATCAAAAAATCTTTAATAATCGCTGTGAAACCTTGCTGCGCCAAATCGAAATCTGGTCGGCGATCGCCAACAATTTACCCCATCCAGATCCCTTCAGATTAAACAACTCTCAAAGCCAACTAAAAGATCTCTGGAAAAAAGTTTTATTTAATCAATTTCACGATATTTTACCAGGCACTTCTATTCCTGAAGTCTTTACAGAAGCGAATCAACAATGGCAGGAAGTGATTAATGCTGGCGAGGCGATGTTATCCCAAAATCTACAGGCGATCGCCACACAAATCACCTATGATTGTCCCTTAGAAACGGCAGCTAAACCACTACTTTTATTTAATGACCTCAACTGGGACCGCACAGAGGTTGTTAGTTTAAGGGTTCCCGATTTAGTGACAGTTTACGACTGGAACGGTAACAAAGTCGAGTCACAAATTATTGTTGAAGATTTACAGACAGATCAAAATTACAAAAAATATTTATCATTTCTTGCGACAGTGTCATCCGTCGGTTACTCCCTCTACTGGTTATCTCCCGATCCACAAGCACCAACCCAAAGAGAAGATGACTTATGCAATGAGCCAGACTTTATTTTAGAGAATGATTTTCTCCAGATTGAAATTGATCCACAAACGGGAGATATTGCGCAATATTTTGACAAAATCAACAGGAAAAATATCTTTTCTGGTGCTGGCAATCAACTGCAAGCCTTTGAAGATAAAGGTCAATACTGGGACGCTTGGGATATTGCCCCTGATTACGAAAGTAAGCCTCTCCAACCCGCTGGAGTCGTTTCAATTCACTGGCGAGAGAAAAATGCTGTGCGTTCAGTGATCCGCGTAAAAAAGCAATTAAATCAGTCCACGTTTATCCAGGACTATCAACTCGATTGCCGGGGGAAAATGCTAAAGATTTACAGCACCGTGGATTGGCAAGCAGAACAGATTGTCTTAAAAGTTGCGTTCCCTTTTGCCATTGACAAGGCTACTTGCACCTACGAAACTCCCTGTGGCGCCATCGAACGAAAACCTGAAATCGATCCGGCAAAATGGGAAGTACCAGCCTTACGTTGGGCTGATTTTCATAATGAGAAATATGGCGTGAGTATTCTCACAAAAAATCACCATGGCTACGATGTAAAATCCAGTCAATTGCGCCTAACATTATTAAAAAGCCCCCTCTGGCCTGACCCTAAAGCAGATCGGGGAATGCATCACTTAGCCTATGCCCTATATCCTCACAGCGGCCCATGGCAAAGGGCGAAAACTGTTAATTTAGCGCGGAATTTCAACTCCCCTTTACGCGCAGTGGTTCCTGATCTTACTGCCAACCAAAATCAGTTACCACCTCACCATTCTTTTTTGACGTTAGGTTCAGATAATTTGGTTTTATTGGCATTAAAACAAGCAGAATCCAATCAAGATTATATCCTCCGTTTTTACGAGGCCTGTGGCCAAGAAATTGAATTAAATTATCGTAATACTTTGGGGCTAACTATCACAGAACAGGTAAATGGTTTAGAGGATACTATTTCACAAGCAATTGACACGCCTATTCAGCCCTGGAAAGTCCAGAGTTATCGATTAGAGAAACATTAA
- a CDS encoding GDSL-type esterase/lipase family protein, whose product MTALSPTHINPSYAQRHPLRVVAFGDSLVYGFGDPVRGGWVEQLRLHWMGNPQGHVLYNLGVRGDTVKLVGDRLGAEYQQRGELRNKQPDLILLSVGVNDSPRLGRPDGKSFTDFDLFQSQLDNLLAQAQQLCPVIFIGQVPVNEAKMPFLDCLYYSHSEQYRYKELTKKLCGDRQIPYLDIFDLWLSRGTHWVNENLSADGLHPNSGGYAMLFQDVINWQAIAQLDSGNTCSISSKTPVSLGV is encoded by the coding sequence ATGACTGCCCTTAGTCCTACCCACATCAACCCCAGCTACGCCCAACGTCATCCGCTGCGGGTCGTCGCCTTCGGGGATAGTTTGGTGTATGGGTTTGGCGATCCAGTCCGGGGTGGTTGGGTCGAGCAATTACGGCTCCACTGGATGGGCAATCCCCAAGGCCATGTGCTCTATAACCTCGGTGTGCGCGGTGATACGGTGAAATTGGTGGGCGATCGCCTCGGAGCCGAGTACCAACAACGGGGTGAACTCCGCAATAAACAGCCGGATTTAATTTTGTTGTCCGTCGGGGTCAATGATTCGCCGCGCCTGGGGCGTCCCGATGGGAAAAGTTTTACGGATTTTGACCTTTTCCAAAGCCAGTTAGACAATTTATTAGCACAAGCGCAACAACTTTGTCCGGTAATTTTTATCGGTCAAGTGCCCGTTAATGAAGCCAAAATGCCTTTTCTTGACTGCCTATATTACAGTCACAGCGAACAATATCGTTACAAAGAATTGACGAAAAAGCTGTGCGGTGATCGCCAAATTCCATACCTGGATATTTTTGATTTGTGGCTCAGTCGCGGCACCCACTGGGTCAATGAGAACCTCAGCGCCGACGGTCTCCACCCCAACAGCGGAGGCTATGCGATGCTCTTTCAAGATGTGATCAACTGGCAGGCGATCGCCCAACTCGATTCTGGTAACACTTGCTCAATTTCATCGAAAACGCCAGTATCCCTTGGGGTTTAA